In one window of Juglans regia cultivar Chandler chromosome 3, Walnut 2.0, whole genome shotgun sequence DNA:
- the LOC108985160 gene encoding uncharacterized protein LOC108985160 has product MMENAKLKHLSTVANDVVRRCALKLGISVDKLVEEFEAEISTSNISSNGYSRKLVEFCSAKAFEQETCQNIEEKINDGSFSRFTFDMMIAWEIPSSAYEEPSTECVAKEREDKKIPVKVDEEQYDIPLFYSDFMLLLVDDGPNVGEDGFAWFASLVPLVADPVNARFTFNTLTTPTGNRLFFPAYDKFLKEIDKCTKHLQKQATPKGVELAYDEVILHVEGTATSQRVIRHIGATSWPGRLTLTNYAIYFEASGVMAYEDAFKIDLSKDTEHRVRTASTGPWGAPLFDKAIVYESPELSEAVVLEFPEVVSSTRRDHWLALIKEIMLMHRFLSKYKVECRRQAWEMHARTILGILRLHAARELLRISAPAPTKFLIFALFDEFPKGDYILEELAESLKKVNSSHPCSASSILMGLNMSLPIISDVEAKAVGDKSMCAVALDENQTTLETVINQAREEEKNIAVAQATTEGLKEEGIAESAFIFKELLTPPRSAVLWFQEILTWERPATTLTVLAATLIIIYKEWVGKAIASFLLWVVAKMLQARRTRINERCNEIVVCTASDQTTIESIVSAQHGLQTVHQLLRKANIAVLKLWSIFISKAREHADMVMIAVIGLAILLAVIPLKFLLMVGTLCFFSMTSKLGKRTGSSQDQGSRRLKEWWDSIPVIPVRVVDKPIDSPTYS; this is encoded by the exons ATGATGGAGAATGCGAAGTTGAAGCATCTTTCCACCGTTGCCAACGATGTCGTCCGGAGATGTGCTCT GAAACTAGGCATTAGTGTTGATAAATTGGTGGAAGAGTTCGAAGCCGAGATCAGCACGAGTAATATTAGTAGTAATGGATATTCAAGGAAGCTTGTGGAATTTTGCAGTGCAAAGGCCTTTGAGCAGGAGACGTGCCAAAACATAGAAGAAAAGATTAACGATGGATCATTCAGCCGTTTCACGTTCGACATGATGATTGCTTGGGAGATTCCAAGCTCTGCGTACGAGGAGCCTTCTACG GAGTGTGTGGCCAAGGAGAGAGAAGACAAGAAGATACCTGTAAAAGTGGATGAAGAACAATATGATATTCCACTTTTCTATTCAGACTTCATGCTACTCCTT GTTGATGATGGGCCAAACGTTGGAGAAGATGGATTTGCGTGGTTTGCATCACTAGTTCCATTAGTTGCAGATCCTGTTAATGCAAGATTTACCTTTAATACTCTGACAACACCAACAGGCAATCGGCTATTTTTTCCTGCGTACGACAAGTTTCTAAAAGAAATTGACAA ATGCACAAAACATTTGCAAAAACAAGCCACACCAAAGGGTGTGGAGCTGGCTTATGATGAAGTTATATTGCATGTCGAGGGAACTGCAACCTCGCAGAGAGTGATACGGCACATCGGAGCAACAAGTTGGCCTG GTAGGCTTACCCTTACCAATTATGCTATCTACTTTGAGGCTTCGGGAGTAATGGCATATGAAGATGCATTCAAAATAGATCTTTCAAAGGACACTGAACATAGAGTGAGAACAGCTTCTACGGGACCATGGGGTGCTCCACTTTTCGACAAAGCCATAGTATATGAGTCCCCTGAATT ATCGGAAGCAGTGGTGCTTGAGTTCCCTGAGGTAGTGAGCTCCACAAGACGGGACCATTGGCTTGCACTCATAAAGGAGATTATGCTCATGCATAGGTTCTTATCAAAATACAAGGTGGAATGTCGAAGACAAGCTTGGGAAATGCATGCAAGGACAATATTGGGGATCTTAAGGCTTCATGCTGCAAGGGAATTACTAAGAATATCAGCCCCTGCTCCAacaaaattcttaatttttgcTTTGTTTGATGAGTTTCCAAAGGGAGATTATATACTGGAAGAACTTGCGGAGAGTCTAAAGAAGGTTAATAGTAGCCACCCGTGCAGTGCAAGTTCTATCCTCATGGGTCTAAATATGTCGCTGCCAATCATTTCAGATGTGGAAGCAAAAGCAGTTGGTGATAAAAGTATGTGTGCAGTGGCTTTAGATGAAAACCAGACGACATTGGAAACTGTTATTAATCAAGctagagaggaagaaaagaatattGCTGTGGCTCAAGCTACCACTGAGGGTTTGAAAGAGGAAGGAATCGCTGAAAGTGCCTTTATCTTTAAG GAGCTACTAACGCCACCTAGAAGTGCAGTACTTTGGTTTCAAGAAATTCTTACATGGGAAAGACCTGCAACTACCCTCACGGTGCTTGCTGCAACTCTTATAATCATCTACAA GGAGTGGGTTGGAAAGGCAATCGCATCTTTCCTTTTATGGGTTGTGGCAAAGATGCTTCAGGCAAGAAGAACAAGGATTAATGAAAGGTGCAATGAGATTGTGGTTTGCACTGCCTCTGACCAGACTACAATAGAGAGCATAGTCTCAGCTCAGCACGGATTGCAAACTGTTCATCAGTTGCTGCGAAAAGCAAATATAGCAGTATTGAAACTATGGTCAATATTCATCTCAAAGGCTCGTGAG CATGCAGATATGGTAATGATAGCAGTGATTGGATTAGCTATCTTACTAGCAGTAATTCCATTGAAGTTCCTTCTTATGGTGGGCACGTTGTGTTTCTTCTCAATGACATCAAAGCTAGGGAAGCGCACGGGAAGCTCTCAAGATCAAGGGAGCAGACGCCTGAAAGAATGGTGGGACTCGATTCCAGTTATCCCTGTCCGGGTTGTAGACAAGCCTATAGACAGCCCTACTTACAGCTAA